Proteins from one Coffea arabica cultivar ET-39 chromosome 8c, Coffea Arabica ET-39 HiFi, whole genome shotgun sequence genomic window:
- the LOC140013653 gene encoding uncharacterized protein isoform X1, producing MKGVFSAPGDYIYFKSQVPLHKIPIGSKHWRYYDFGPKAVPPLICLPGITGTADVHYKQIMSLSMKGYRVISVDIPRVWNHQEWIQAFEKFLDAIDVHHVHLYGTSLGGFLAQLFAQHRPRRVRSLVLSNTYTETSSFKAAMPWAPIVSWAPSFLLKRYVLTGIRGGPHEPFIADSVDFVVSQASWIVDQDTVENLVETLSKDDLASRLTLTVDAASVGALVLSDSLITIMDTSDYCAIPQQLKDQVSERYPGARRAYLKSGGDFPFLSRPDEVNLHLQLHLRRVGVEARPDLVQGLPKGGGGESSGEQDDESRDADDKAKDDRTDSAGPSTESGPPLLPESIESHDLDNQLLSNAEVLGASGEFLASILLLAFLISFLRHCTLTGINTGYLRAYWT from the exons ATGAAAGGCGTGTTTTCAGCTCCCGGTGATTATATCTACTTCAAGTCTCAGGTCCCTCTTCACAAGATCCCT ATTGGTTCAAAGCATTGGCGATATTATGACTTTGGCCCAAAAGCGGTGCCCCCTCTTATTTGTCTTCCTGGAATAACTGGAACTGCAGATGTACACTACAAACAGATCATGTCATTGTCTATGAAG GGTTATCGAGTGATTTCAGTTGATATACCACGTGTCTGGAACCATCAGGAGTGGATACAAGCATTTGAAAAGTTTCTAGATGCCATTGATGTGCACCAT GTTCATCTGTATGGAACTTCACTTGGTGGCTTCTTAGCTCAACTTTTTGCTCAGCATCGTCCACGGCGAGTTCGATCATTAGTGCTCTCAAATACATATACAGAGACCAGTAGTTTCAAAGCTGCCATGCCATGGGCTCCCAT TGTTTCTTGGGCGCCTTCTTTTCTGTTGAAACGTTATGTTCTAACGGGGATTCGTGGTGGTCCGCATGAACCGTTTATTGCAGATTCTGTGGACTTTGTTGTCTCCCAG GCTTCATGGATTGTTGATCAAGATACtgtggaaaatttg GTTGAAACACTCTCAAAAGATGACTTAGCATCCAGGTTGACTTTGACAGTCGATGCAGCCTCAGTGGGAGCTCTTGTGCTTTCAGATTCATTAATTACTATAATGGAT ACAAGTGACTACTGCGCAATCCCTCAGCAGCTCAAAGACCAAGTGAGTGAAAGGTACCCTGGTGCCAGAAGAGCTTACTTGAAGTCAGGTGGCGATTTCCCATTTCTTTCACGACCAGATGAAGTAAATCTTCATCTTCAG CTGCACCTGCGTAGAGTTGGTGTTGAAGCCAGGCCAGACTTAGTCCAGGGTCTCCCAAAGGGCGGCGGGGGAGAGAGTTCTGGGGAACAAGATGATGAGAGCAGAGATGCAGATGACAAAGCTAAAGATGACAGGACGGATTCTGCTGGCCCTTCAACTGAAAGTGGACCGCCACTGCTTCCTGAGAGCATAGAGTCACATGATTTAGATAACCAACTTTTAAGCAATGCAGAAGTTCTTGGCGCCAGTGGCGAATTCCTGGCATCTATTCTGTTACTGGCCTTTCTTATTTCCTTTCTCAGACATTGTACATTAACAGGAATTAATACTGGATATTTAAGAGCGTATTggacatga
- the LOC113707103 gene encoding putative transferase At4g12130, mitochondrial — translation MDASSTSHASHCRRVKLFPVQVSQSTPSLLPGDPYKCFAMPESPLRLPGIYQTKMHRVKFSLRFLKPNSHNYLKPRPFSTHLENAGSMACHLKARSVIRFKGPDTVKFLQGLVTNDVRRLSEPSTDNRSFGAVGTPNFPGVAVPPVYAALLTAQGRFMHDMFLYRPPQPDEKLNSTGSGPGPIPEELELFADVDASSLDELLEVLKKYRLRSKVDIDSVAEDFSCWQRFGWNLSEKSSSAEEPEAASVGWGGSVDHAGVASSGGNKCGWEWYKDPRLDCLGFRGIFPSNETAPLVEADKEADEKHYLLWRLEKGVAEGPSEIPKGEAIPLEYNLAGLNGISFDKGCYVGQELIARTHHRGVIRKRLLPLRFLDDQGREVGEKVVPQSEVIDVASRKKVGTVTTALGSRGLGLLRLEEAFKGAGFLAIQGQDGVRVKSNRPEWWPAEWYLDHQQSAAA, via the exons ATGGACGCTAGCTCCACAAGCCACGCGTCACACTGTCGAAGAGTAAAACTCTTCCCTGTCCAGGTGTCACAAAGTACCCCTTCCCTTTTGCCGGGCGACCCATATAAATGCTTCGCAATGCCCGAATCTCCACTACGCCTCCCCGGAATATACCAAACAAAAATGCATCGGGTCAAATTCTCCCTCCGATTCCTGAAACCCAATTCACACAATTACCTAAAACCCAGACCGTTTTCAACCCATTTAGAAAATGCCGGGTCCATGGCTTGCCACCTGAAGGCCCGGTCCGTAATCCGGTTCAAAGGACCCGACACTGTCAAGTTCTTGCAAGGCTTAGTCACCAACGATGTGCGCAGGCTTAGCGAACCTTCAACTGACAATCGGAGCTTCGGCGCCGTTGGAACGCCGAACTTCCCGGGTGTGGCAGTGCCACCGGTATACGCAGCTTTATTGACTGCACAAGGGAGGTTTATGCACGACATGTTTCTTTACAGGCCGCCCCAACCAGATGAGAAGCTCAACAGTACCGGGTCAGGTCCTGGGCCTATCCCGGAAGAGTTGGAGCTCTTTGCTGACGTAGATGCTTCTTCTTTGGATGAACTGTTGGAAGTATTAAAAAA ATATCGATTGCGGTCCAAAGTTGATATCGACAGTGTTGCAGAAGATTTCTCCTGCTGGCAAAGATTTGGTTGGAACCTTAGTGAGAAGTCCTCATCTGCTGAAGAACCAGAAGCTGCATCAGTTGGGTGGGGTGGTTCTGTTGATCACGCAGGAGTGGCATCTTCAGGGGGGAATAAATGTGGATGGGAATGGTATAAGGATCCAAGATTAGATTGCCTTGGATTTAGGGGAATTTTTCCTTCCAATGAAACAG CACCTCTAGTTGAAGCAGATAAAGAAGCTGATGAAAAGCACTATCTTCTGTGGAGATTAGAGAAGGGAGTTGCAGAAGGACCCTCAGAGATTCCAAAAG GCGAGGCGATTCCCCTCGAATACAACCTGGCTGGTTTAAATGGTATTAGCTTTGACAAAGGGTGTTATGTAGGGCAAGAATTGATTGCCCGTACACATCACCGTGGTGTCATTCGAAAGAGATTGCTTCCTTTACGATTTCTGGATGATCAAGGAAGGG AGGTGGGAGAAAAAGTAGTTCCACAGTCGGAAGTAATTGATGTAGCATCTCGAAAGAAGGTCGGGACCGTCACAACTGCACTTGGCTCCCGTGGTCTTGGCCTTCTACGCTTGGAGGAAGCCTTTAAAGGGGCAGGCTTTCTGGCCATACAAGGACAAGATGGTGTCAGGGTCAAGTCTAACAGACCAGAATGGTGGCCTGCTGAGTGGTATTTAGATCATCAACAGAGTGCAGCAGCTTAG
- the LOC113705568 gene encoding uncharacterized protein isoform X2, whose amino-acid sequence MAVLRVTASMITREIFRPVLLFPQTLRSLSHLPSRPAGSQFSGVHLPVVSRGISYCPVRCSAASNENATGEKKAPARLALVQEFLVAANERAQSAGNEPIPKITLDHVTVNFARSGGPGGQNVNKVNTKVDMRFNVRNAHWLSERVKERIMQMEKNRINKDGELVISSTRTRTQKGNIEDALAKLQAIIDEASYVPPPPSEETVKKITKLAAIGEQKRLDKKKAHSQKKAFRRSRDSWD is encoded by the exons ATGGCCGTTCTTAGAGTTACGGCAAGCATGATAACTAGAGAAATCTTCCGTCCGGTATTGCTGTTTCCACAAACGTTGAGGAGCTTATCTCACTTACCGTCGCGGCCGGCTGGTTCCCAGTTCAGCGGGGTCCATCTTCCAGTCGTCTCACGCGGCATCAGTTATTGCCCGGTCCGGTGCTCTGCGGCGTCTAATGAAAATGCCACCGGAGAGAAAAAGGCGCCGGCTAGGTTGGCTCTGGTTCAGGAGTTTTTGGTTGCTGCTAACGAGCGTGCTCAATCCGCTGGAAATGAACCTATTCCCAAAATCACTCTTG ATCATGTTACAGTGAACTTTGCAAGAAGTGGTGGCCCTGGAGGTCAAAATGTTAATAAAG tAAATACCAAGGTGGATATGCGGTTCAATGTTAGAAATGCACATTGGCTCAGTGAAAGGGTCAAGGAGAGGATCATGCAAATG GAAAAGAATCGGATCAACAAGGATGGGGAACTTGTAATTTCATCAACGAGGACTCGTACTCAAAA GGGCAACATTGAAGATGCTTTGGCGAAATTACAG GCTATTATTGATGAGGCATCCTATGTCCCACCACCTCCGTCAGAAGAGACAGTGAAGAAGATTACTAAGTT GGCAGCTATTGGGGAGCAAAAGCGtcttgacaagaagaaagcACATTCACAGAAGAAGGCTTTTAGAAGAAGCCGAGACAGTTGGGACTGA
- the LOC140013653 gene encoding uncharacterized protein isoform X2 → MKGVFSAPGDYIYFKSQVPLHKIPIGSKHWRYYDFGPKAVPPLICLPGITGTADVHYKQIMSLSMKGYRVISVDIPRVWNHQEWIQAFEKFLDAIDVHHVHLYGTSLGGFLAQLFAQHRPRRVRSLVLSNTYTETSSFKAAMPWAPIVSWAPSFLLKRYVLTGIRGGPHEPFIADSVDFVVSQVETLSKDDLASRLTLTVDAASVGALVLSDSLITIMDTSDYCAIPQQLKDQVSERYPGARRAYLKSGGDFPFLSRPDEVNLHLQLHLRRVGVEARPDLVQGLPKGGGGESSGEQDDESRDADDKAKDDRTDSAGPSTESGPPLLPESIESHDLDNQLLSNAEVLGASGEFLASILLLAFLISFLRHCTLTGINTGYLRAYWT, encoded by the exons ATGAAAGGCGTGTTTTCAGCTCCCGGTGATTATATCTACTTCAAGTCTCAGGTCCCTCTTCACAAGATCCCT ATTGGTTCAAAGCATTGGCGATATTATGACTTTGGCCCAAAAGCGGTGCCCCCTCTTATTTGTCTTCCTGGAATAACTGGAACTGCAGATGTACACTACAAACAGATCATGTCATTGTCTATGAAG GGTTATCGAGTGATTTCAGTTGATATACCACGTGTCTGGAACCATCAGGAGTGGATACAAGCATTTGAAAAGTTTCTAGATGCCATTGATGTGCACCAT GTTCATCTGTATGGAACTTCACTTGGTGGCTTCTTAGCTCAACTTTTTGCTCAGCATCGTCCACGGCGAGTTCGATCATTAGTGCTCTCAAATACATATACAGAGACCAGTAGTTTCAAAGCTGCCATGCCATGGGCTCCCAT TGTTTCTTGGGCGCCTTCTTTTCTGTTGAAACGTTATGTTCTAACGGGGATTCGTGGTGGTCCGCATGAACCGTTTATTGCAGATTCTGTGGACTTTGTTGTCTCCCAG GTTGAAACACTCTCAAAAGATGACTTAGCATCCAGGTTGACTTTGACAGTCGATGCAGCCTCAGTGGGAGCTCTTGTGCTTTCAGATTCATTAATTACTATAATGGAT ACAAGTGACTACTGCGCAATCCCTCAGCAGCTCAAAGACCAAGTGAGTGAAAGGTACCCTGGTGCCAGAAGAGCTTACTTGAAGTCAGGTGGCGATTTCCCATTTCTTTCACGACCAGATGAAGTAAATCTTCATCTTCAG CTGCACCTGCGTAGAGTTGGTGTTGAAGCCAGGCCAGACTTAGTCCAGGGTCTCCCAAAGGGCGGCGGGGGAGAGAGTTCTGGGGAACAAGATGATGAGAGCAGAGATGCAGATGACAAAGCTAAAGATGACAGGACGGATTCTGCTGGCCCTTCAACTGAAAGTGGACCGCCACTGCTTCCTGAGAGCATAGAGTCACATGATTTAGATAACCAACTTTTAAGCAATGCAGAAGTTCTTGGCGCCAGTGGCGAATTCCTGGCATCTATTCTGTTACTGGCCTTTCTTATTTCCTTTCTCAGACATTGTACATTAACAGGAATTAATACTGGATATTTAAGAGCGTATTggacatga
- the LOC113707337 gene encoding uncharacterized protein, protein MKLDWCPETATKAFLDTVETCKVVYNESSVAEMVSAMAAGWNAKLIVEAWSQGGMMATSIGLAIASHHSGGRHVCIVADEASRSKYIQAMEKAGKSPEVIVGEPEDAMNGLEGIDFMVVDCRCNDFARIFKVAKLGEKGAVLIRKNALAKAESDFRWRTALDAKARIVRSVLLPVGKGLDVAHVGARGGNSVPRKGERRWIKYIDRQTGEEFIIRK, encoded by the exons ATGAAGCTCGATTGGTGTCCAGAAACAGCCACCAAGGCTTTTCTTGACACTGTGGAAACA TGTAAAGTTGTTTACAATGAATCCAGTGTAGCAGAGATGGTATCAGCCATGGCAGCTGGATGGAATGCAAAATTGATTGTGGAAGCTTGGTCGCAAGGTGGGATGATGGCAACAAGTATTGGCCTGGCAATTGCGAGCCATCACTCCGGTGGAAGGCATGTTTGCATAGTTGCTGATGAAGCCTCAAGGTCAAAGTACATTCAAGCAATGGAGAAAGCCGGAAAATCGCCTGAAGTCATCGTTGGTGAGCCGGAGGACGCTATGAACGGATTAGAAGGTATAGATTTCATGGTTGTGGATTGCAGGTGCAATGATTTTGCTAGAATTTTCAAGGTGGCTAAGCTAGGTGAAAAGGGTGCGGTTTTGATACGCAAGAATGCTTTGGCCAAGGCTGAATCAGATTTCAGATGGCGTACGGCTCTTGATGCTAAAGCAAGGATTGTCCGCTCAGTTCTTTTGCCTGTGGGGAAAGGATTGGATGTTGCACATGTTGGAGCAAGAGGTGGGAACTCAGTTCCAAGAAAGGGCGAGAGAAGATGGATTAAATACATTGATCGACAAACAGGAGAGGAGTTCATCATCCGGAAGTGA
- the LOC113707102 gene encoding LRR receptor kinase SERK2-like, which yields MGSSEFLLVLLIFFAFSCSRPVHGNAELRALMDIKTSLDPENKYLSSWTSDGDPCAGTFLGVACNEHRKVANISLQSKGLTGKVPPALARLECLSGLYLHYNSLTGQIPKEIANLNELNDLYLNVNNLSGTIPPELGSMASLQVLQLSGNQLTGNIPTEMGFLRKLNVLALEYNGLTGSIPANLGNLGMLRRLYLSFNQLSGSIPVALAGAPNLEVLDVQNNTLSGVVPPALQKLNEGFHFENNPDLCGVGFTSLRNCTAWDNLNINQVAPLAPTSNNNASPLPQFAYVHVHCNQTRCSSSSKLPRIAIVSGVTALTGSLMIAAFLSIFRHRRQKQRIGNTSDISDDRCSIGQIKESCRSPSPLVCLEYSKGWDQMIAEQNCHGLCPTELPKGLKFNLDEIESATQHFSEMNLLGKSKVSFVYKGILKDGSVVAIKSINVTSCKSEEAEFMKGLNLLTSLKHENLVRLRGFCCSKGRGECFLIYDFASRGNLSQYLDVEDDRSSILDWATRVSVINGIAKGIGYLHSSEQNKLPMVHQNISVEKVLVDEQFTPLISDCGLLKLLADDVVYSALKVSAALGYMAPEYITTGRFTEKSDVYAFGVIILQILSGRRKLTNSILLEAESCKFEDFIDPNLKGNYSKYEASRLTKIALDCTNESPDGRPSIASVIQELNRSSDG from the exons ATGGGCAGTTCCGAATTCCTCTTAGTTCTCCTTATTTTCTTCGCATTTTCTTGTTCCAGACCTGTTCATGGGAATGCCGAGCTGAGAGCTTTGATGGACATAAAAACTTCTTTGGACCCGGAAAATAAGTATCTTTCTTCGTGGACTAGTGATGGTGATCCGTGTGCAGGCACGTTTCTGGGTGTGGCTTGTAATGAGCACCGGAAAGTTGCTAATATATCATTGCAGAGTAAAGGGCTCACCGGAAAAGTGCCGCCGGCGCTGGCCAGACTCGAGTGCTTGTCTGGATTGTACTTGCATTATAATTCTCTGACTGGACAGATTCCGAAAGAGATTGCTAATCTCAACGAGCTGAATGATCTTTATCTGAATGTAAATAATCTTTCTGGGACGATTCCTCCTGAGCTTGGAAGCATGGCTAGTCTCCAAG TTTTGCAGCTATCTGGTAACCAGTTGACGGGCAATATACCTACAGAGATGGGGTTTTTGAGGAAGCTCAATGTGCTTGCATTGGAATACAATGGGTTAACTGGATCAATTCCTGCAAATTTAGGGAATCTGGGTATGCTGAGAAGGCTTTATTTAAGCTTTAATCAACTTTCTGGTTCAATTCCTGTTGCGTTAGCTGGTGCTCCTAATTTGGAGGTTCTAGATGTTCAAAATAACACCCTATCTGGTGTTGTACCTCCTG CTTTGCAAAAGTTGAATGAAGGGtttcattttgaaaataatCCTGATTTATGTGGTGTTGGCTTTACTTCTTTGAGAAATTGCACTGCTTGGGATAATCTAAACATCAATCAAGTGGCACCATTGGCGCCTACATCCAACAATAATGCTTCCCCGCTACCTCAGTTTGCTTATGTTCATGTGCATTGCAACCAAACACGTTGCTCAAGTTCATCCAAACTTCCAAGAATAGCAATTGTTTCTGGGGTAACTGCTCTCACAGGTTCATTGATGATTGCTGCATTTCTGAGCATTTTTCGGCATCGCCGACAAAAGCAAAGAATTGGAAACACTTCCGACATTTCTGATGACCGTTGCAGCATAGGACAGATAAAGGAATCTTGCAGAAGTCCCTCGCCACTGGTTTGTCTCGAGTATTCCAAAGGATGGGACCAAATGATTGCAGAGCAGAACTGCCATGGCTTGTGTCCTACAGAGCTCCCAAAGGGCCTTAAGTTTAATTTAGATGAGATTGAATCAGCAACTCAGCACTTCTCAGAGATGAACCTGTTGGGAAAAAGCAAAGTTTCATTCGTCTACAAAGGAATTTTAAAAGATGGTTCCGTAGTTGCTATAAAGAGCATCAACGTGACTAGCTGCAAGTCAGAAGAAGCAGAATTCATGAAGGGATTGAACTTATTGACCTCTCTTAAACATGAAAATCTTGTTAGACTAAGGGGATTCTGTTGTTCAAAGGGTAGGGGTGAGTGTTTCCTCATCTATGATTTTGCTTCCAGGGGTAATCTGTCACAGTATCTTGATGTGGAAGATGATAGGAGCAGTATTCTTGACTGGGCCACTAGGGTTTCTGTCATTAATGGGATTGCAAAAG GTATAGGATATCTACACAGCAGCGAACAAAACAAGCTTCCCATGGTCCACCAGAACATATCTGTTGAGAAAGTCCTTGTTGATGAACAGTTTACCCCATTGATATCGGACTGCGGCCTTCTGAAACTCCTGGCCGACGACGTTGTTTACTCTGCCCTCAAGGTCAGTGCAGCATTGGGTTATATGGCCCCTGAGTACATTACCACCGGCCGCTTTACGGAGAAGAGTGATGTGTATGCATTCGGAGTGATTATACTTCAAATACTCTCTGGTAGACGAAAGCTTACCAATTCTATACTGCTGGAAGCTGAATCTTGCAAGTTCGAGGACTTTATCGACCCTAATCTCAAAGGCAACTATTCCAAATATGAAGCAAGCAGGCTCACTAAAATTGCACTGGATTGCACGAATGAAAGTCCAGACGGCAGGCCAAGTATTGCTTCAGTAATTCAAGAACTGAACAGGTCTTCAGATGGTTAG
- the LOC113704224 gene encoding uncharacterized protein, whose amino-acid sequence MFSLKLIEVRNLYTAIESSRGLKNLSPCLVLYRNCHFYANSSAGSDFSGESFRLVKRVAQKNVGIFWDLDNKPPKSCPPYDAAIRLRKAMLEFGFVRYLVAYANRHAFSYVPPEVLAQRKERKALNQLERKGVAKPNVPYLCRVCGRKFYTNEKLINHFRQIHESEQRKRLNQIESARGKRRVNLVAKYSMKMDKYRNAAREILTPKVGYGLADELKRAGFWVRAVLDKPQAADVALRNHIVDMMDKRLIDCVVLVSDDSDFVRVLKEARERCLRTVVVGDVNDGALKRTADASFSWQEILMGKAKKEAVSVVERWKDRDVLKRLEWTYDPETERELCYSDVLSEGSDVEDVFSGNEDGNVQQEDAAPWWKLEPGTVTMNSFSHSRK is encoded by the coding sequence ATGTTTTCGCTGAAATTAATCGAAGTTCGCAACTTGTACACTGCAATAGAGTCCAGCAGAGGGCTTAAAAACCTAAGCCCATGTCTAGTATTGTATAGAAATTGTCATTTTTATGCAAATTCCAGTGCGGGTTCTGATTTTTCTGGTGAATCATTCCGGTTAGTGAAAAGGGTTGCTCAGAAGAATGTTGGGATTTTCTGGGATTTGGATAATAAGCCACCAAAATCATGTCCCCCTTATGATGCTGCTATTAGGCTTAGAAAAGCAATGCTCGAATTTGGATTTGTTAGGTATTTGGTAGCTTATGCTAATAGGCATGCTTTTAGCTACGTGCCACCCGAGGTGCTGGCACAGAGGAAAGAGAGGAAAGCTCTGAATCAGTTGGAAAGAAAAGGGGTTGCTAAGCCAAATGTGCCTTATCTTTGTAGAGTATGTGGCAGGAAATTTTATACTAATGAGAAGCTTATTAATCATTTTAGGCAAATTCATGAGAGCGAACAGAGGAAACGCTTGAATCAGATAGAGTCTGCTAGGGGAAAGAGGAGGGTGAATTTGGTTGCTAAGTATTCTATGAAGATGGATAAGTATAGGAATGCAGCTAGGGAAATTTTGACTCCGAAGGTTGGTTATGGTCTGGCAGATGAGTTGAAAAGGGCGGGATTTTGGGTCAGGGCTGTGTTGGATAAACCACAAGCGGCAGATGTTGCATTGAGGAATCATATAGTGGACATGATGGATAAGAGATTGATTGATTGTGTGGTTCTTGTATCGGATGATTCAGACTTTGTGAGGGTTTTGAAGGAGGCAAGGGAGAGGTGTTTGAGGACTGTTGTTGTGGGTGACGTAAATGATGGGGCTCTTAAAAGGACTGCTGATGCTTCATTTTCTTGGCAGGAGATATTGATGGGAAAAGCTAAGAAAGAAGCTGTATCAGTTGTTGAGCGGTGGAAGGACCGAGATGTTTTGAAAAGATTAGAATGGACATATGACCCTGAAACAGAGAGAGAATTGTGTTATTCAGATGTTCTGAGTGAGGGTTCTGATGTGGAAGATGTTTTTTCAGGGAATGAAGATGGTAATGTGCAGCAAGAAGATGCTGCTCCATGGTGGAAGCTGGAACCTGGTACTGTAACTATGAACAGCTTCTCGCACTCAAGGAAGTAA
- the LOC113705568 gene encoding uncharacterized protein isoform X1, whose product MAVLRVTASMITREIFRPVLLFPQTLRSLSHLPSRPAGSQFSGVHLPVVSRGISYCPVRCSAASNENATGEKKAPARLALVQEFLVAANERAQSAGNEPIPKITLDHVTVNFARSGGPGGQNVNKVNTKVDMRFNVRNAHWLSERVKERIMQMEKNRINKDGELVISSTRTRTQKGNIEDALAKLQVFMRLIKNFQAIIDEASYVPPPPSEETVKKITKLAAIGEQKRLDKKKAHSQKKAFRRSRDSWD is encoded by the exons ATGGCCGTTCTTAGAGTTACGGCAAGCATGATAACTAGAGAAATCTTCCGTCCGGTATTGCTGTTTCCACAAACGTTGAGGAGCTTATCTCACTTACCGTCGCGGCCGGCTGGTTCCCAGTTCAGCGGGGTCCATCTTCCAGTCGTCTCACGCGGCATCAGTTATTGCCCGGTCCGGTGCTCTGCGGCGTCTAATGAAAATGCCACCGGAGAGAAAAAGGCGCCGGCTAGGTTGGCTCTGGTTCAGGAGTTTTTGGTTGCTGCTAACGAGCGTGCTCAATCCGCTGGAAATGAACCTATTCCCAAAATCACTCTTG ATCATGTTACAGTGAACTTTGCAAGAAGTGGTGGCCCTGGAGGTCAAAATGTTAATAAAG tAAATACCAAGGTGGATATGCGGTTCAATGTTAGAAATGCACATTGGCTCAGTGAAAGGGTCAAGGAGAGGATCATGCAAATG GAAAAGAATCGGATCAACAAGGATGGGGAACTTGTAATTTCATCAACGAGGACTCGTACTCAAAA GGGCAACATTGAAGATGCTTTGGCGAAATTACAGGTATTCATGAGACTAATAAAGAATTTTCAG GCTATTATTGATGAGGCATCCTATGTCCCACCACCTCCGTCAGAAGAGACAGTGAAGAAGATTACTAAGTT GGCAGCTATTGGGGAGCAAAAGCGtcttgacaagaagaaagcACATTCACAGAAGAAGGCTTTTAGAAGAAGCCGAGACAGTTGGGACTGA